From the Macrobrachium nipponense isolate FS-2020 chromosome 9, ASM1510439v2, whole genome shotgun sequence genome, the window TACTGCATACCTCCTTCCAGTATACCTCTATATTTTCAACTATCTCctcattttcatcttttaaatgCTTTTCCCAATCTACCTTTCCTATCTTTCCACAACCACTTTTGTCAAGCAtatagtctctttttttttcctatattataTTGAGATTCAGGTCCATACCTTTCAGCTCCTATTCTTAATCACTACATACATCCCTGCTCTTTTTCATGTGGGCCCTCTTCCAGAGCTTGAAGGAGGTTTTCGTCTAATCAAATGTTTGTACATCCAGATTCTAACCTTGACCAGATGTCTCCTTGCATGTTTCCTCTGTTGCCTTTAAAGTACTTCTTTTAGATGCTGACATCAAGTTAAAACAGTTCAATACAGAACAGACAGAAACAAAAGTATTTGTATATCTAATTAAAATCACTAACCCAagctttcatctttaaaaagATCTCAATATTATTAGCCAGCCCTATCATAATCTAAAATTGTGACTCGGTGGTCTAGGTAAACTGTATAAAGAAAATTTGcataatattcaaagaaaacatCAAGTTAAGGAAGTAAACAATGAATCCGAACTCCAAAGCTTTCAATTACTTCTTTGTCCTCTCCCCTAATTAAAATATCACACTACCAAAAAAAATCCTCCTaagcaaaggaaaaatttaatGTTATAAAATTAGCCAACTTGATCATAGGTAGCTTGagataactgaaataaaaatactatCATGGCTTAATTTACTTACAAGATAAAATCTTGGATGAAATATATAGACAGCAAAACaacaattattatgaaaataaatatcacattcgtagaaagaaagagagagcaaaAACTTATGACGAGTACGAGGCACATAGAAAGTGGCGCTGACCATAGAAAATGAAGGAGATTCTGAAAGGGTGACCATAAAATGTTAAAGTCCATAACCAGAGCACAGGGGGAAGACTGTTTTGTGAGTGAGGAAATGGAAGAGAGATGTGGAATTCAGTGCCTTAAAAACAGACTGAGATGAAAAGACTAGGATGGTTTAGAGATGTGATGAGGAGGGATGATGACCATATAGTCAGAATAGCAGTAGATATAGAAGCAGTAAAACCACAACCTGCAGGAAGGCCCAGAAAATCATGGAGAGGGAATAGATAAAGACCTAGAACTAATGGGGGTTCAGAGATGAAGTGTAAGGAGCAGAGAAAGTGGAGACAGTTCATTGCATATCTGACCCTGTAAAGGGAAAACCTGAATTGCACAAAACCACCAGGCAGGAGTGATTATTTTTCACTTGAGCAAGTTTGAGCAAACAGTAATAACAGAAAAACGGCTACAGATTGACAGCATGTCTCACTGACAAGCAAAACAACATTCTACAGTCTACCCAGAAAcctaaaggaaaatatgaatgacaTTATGAGTAAACATTATATGTCACTGAATTTATTCTAATGATAATGCATTCTGCATTGCCTGATACTACCAAAATCATTGGTAAATAACTGCCtcgaaatgaagaaaatatttggCGACCTGACAAAAATGAGTGATAAAAGGACATACTGTTTAACACGTTCTGACCTTTTTATCTTTCACACAAAAACATCTTCATAACCACCTCTTTTAGAGTTGCATGTCTTCATGGTGTGACTAGCCAAAGAATCATCTTTGCAAATAAAACGCTAAAACTGTTCATAAACCATAAGTTAATATTTCAGCGCTTTTTTGAAGTTCGAGATCTTGGGTATGGATTAGTAGAATATTGAGATCTAGAAGTTGATTTGTGCCCTTGCATCTTTGCTTTTCTTTCAATGAATGAGTATGTTATAGAGGTAGGGTTGGAAGCACTGGCACCTACATCAGGCGTGAGACTGACTTTCAGATtatcttcttcaagtaacttgagCTTGGCTTCTAATGCTGCTATCTTACTCTTTTCactataaagagaaaaaattattacaaattgaataaaaaaaaagtatgattagT encodes:
- the LOC135218618 gene encoding LOW QUALITY PROTEIN: probable RNA-binding protein 18 (The sequence of the model RefSeq protein was modified relative to this genomic sequence to represent the inferred CDS: substituted 1 base at 1 genomic stop codon), translated to MTLAYSQGYAFVTFKSSQAAHAAMQMLDGKVIFGRWIAVKLAHAQDESVXERSKEKPASPILSGGKAESSQISEKSKIAALEAKLKLLEEDNLKVSLTPDVGASASNPTSITYSFIERKAKMQGHKSTSRSQYSTNPYPRSRTSKKR